From a single Papaver somniferum cultivar HN1 unplaced genomic scaffold, ASM357369v1 unplaced-scaffold_19, whole genome shotgun sequence genomic region:
- the LOC113338224 gene encoding transcription factor FER-LIKE IRON DEFICIENCY-INDUCED TRANSCRIPTION FACTOR-like, protein MDISNLQPFQQQTSNMHSSDFDLHEFINHVSFEEFIDQVREDFVEPIIDYGTNYYHGNFHQQQQVDNELMYFNDGARYNKNQLFPTPGDLFELINNYSAAGSTTTTTSDPISLNPMPSFGSIDIDAVLEEDEENEGDDYSSGTTSTRPSSSSSKRNSSVDNSRILGTERRRRVQMKHNLYTLRALVPNITKMDKASIIGDAVSYVQDLQKEAKRLKTEIAELEPTLTNQIEKYKNLVENPEKNRTSDWNKEHQICKKIVKMDVFQVEENEFYVRIICNKGDGVAVYLYKALESLTSFDVQSSKFATFPDKLDFTFTLNVKECGGKMMNLSNMKLWLNEALLNQGFV, encoded by the exons ATGGACATTAGTAATCTTCAACCATTTCAACAACAAACATCCAATATGCACAGTAGTGATTTTGATCTTCATGAGTTCATCAACCATGTGAGTTTCGAAGAATTCATAGATCAAGTTAGAGAGGATTTCGTTGAACCCATCATAGATTACGGGACAAATTATTATCATGGCAATTTTCATCAGCAACAACAAGTTGACAATGAGCTTATGTACTTCAATGATGGTGCTAGGTATAATAAGAACCAGCTCTTTCCAACTCCGGGAGACTTGTTCGAATTGATCAATAATTACTCAGCTGCTGGGAGTACTACTACCACTACCTCTGATCCTATTTCGTTGAATCCCATGCCATCATTTGGTTCTATTGATATCGACGCAGTactagaggaagatgaagagaatGAAGGAGACGATTATTCTTCCGGAACCACATCAACAagaccatcatcatcatcttccaagCGGAATTCATCTGTTGATAATTCGAGAATTTTAGGCACGGAGAGAAGAAGGAGAGTCCAGATGAAGCATAACCTTTACACTTTACGCGCTTTGGTTCCTAACATCACCAAG ATGGATAAGGCATCAATCATTGGAGATGCGGTTTCGTATGTTCAAGATTTACAAAAAGAAGCGAAGAGATTAAAAACTGAAATAGCAGAACTTGAACCAACGTTGACGAATCAAATAGAGAAATACAAAAACTTAGTTGAGAATCCGGAAAAGAAccgaacttcggactggaacaaGGAGCATCAAATTTGCAAGAAAATTGTGAAGATGGATGTATTTCAAGTagaagaaaatgagttttatgtaAGAATAATTTGCAACAAAGGAGATGGTGTTGCGGTATATCTATACAAAGCTCTTGAATCATTAACTTCCTTCGATGTTCAAAGTTCGAAATTTGCAACATTTCCTGATAAATTGGATTTTACCTTCACACTTAAT GTTAAAGAATGTGGAGGGAAAATGATGAACCTATCAAATATGAAGCTATGGCTGAATGAAGCTCTTTTGAATCAGGGATTTGTGTGA
- the LOC113338507 gene encoding transcription factor FER-LIKE IRON DEFICIENCY-INDUCED TRANSCRIPTION FACTOR-like — MDDLRAHEPSNIQSNDFDQDFAIIENFEEFMDQIREDFDKPISNYASIYCDSHQQVIDNELMYFLDGAKYNNQFLSTPEYLFEYNQHGSASNISGCNIVSDPNLLPSIGSVKIDGLLEEEENDRDDYSSGNTNTPRPSSSLKRSTSTLLVDGSSSERKRRSWMKQKLYSLRALVPNITKMDKTSIIGDAVSYVQDLQMQAEKLRFEITNLESSSANKRESILNLVESPKKNQTPGHKNMHQSCKKIVKMDVFQVDESLFHVRIVCNKGEGVALFVYKALESLTSSDVQSSNFRTYPERVAFTFMVNLRECAEKTVELSNLTTCLNSALLDQGFEYKLSNV; from the exons ATGGATGATCTTAGAGCACATGAACCATCCAATATACAGAGCAATGACTTTgatcaagattttgcaattatAGAGAATTTCGAAGAATTCATGGATCAGATTAGAGAAGACTTTGACAAACCCATCAGCAATTACGCGTCAATTTATTGTGATAGTCATCAACAAGTTATTGACAATGAGCTTATGTACTTTCTTGATGGTGCTAAGTACAATAACCAGTTCTTGTCCACTCCTGAATATCTCTTTGAATACAATCAACACGGGAGCGCCAGCAATATTAGTGGTTGTAATATTGTCTCCGATCCTAATTTATTACCATCAATTGGTAGTGTTAAAATTGATGGACTAttagaagaggaagaaaatgatagAGATGATTATTCCTCTGGAAATACAAACACACCTAGACCATCATCATCTTTGAAGAGAAGTACCAGTACATTGTTGGTGGATGGTTCAAGTTCGGAACGAAAGAGGAGAAGTTGGATGAAACAGAAGCTTTACTCTTTGCGTGCTTTGGTTCCAAACATCACCAag ATGGATAAGACGTCAATCATAGGTGATGCGGTGTCTTATGTTCAAGATTTACAAATGCAAGCCGAGAAACTAAGATTCGAAATAACAAACCTTGAATCCTCATCGGCGAATAAAAGAGAAAGTATACTGAACTTAGTCGAAAGTCCAAAAAAGAACCAAACTCCAGGACATAAAAATATGCATCAAAGTTGCAAGAAAATTGTGAAAATGGATGTGTTCCAAGTAGATGAAAGTTTGTTTCATGTAAGAATAGTTTGCAACAAAGGAGAAGGTGTGGCATTATTTGTATACAAAGCTCTTGAATCATTAACTTCCTCGGATGTTCAAAGTTCAAATTTCAGGACTTATCCTGAGAGAGTGGCTTTTACATTCATGGTCAAT CTTAGAGAGTGTGCTGAAAAAACTGTGGAATTATCAAACTTGACTACATGCCTGAATAGTGCTCTTCTCGACCAAGGATTTGAATACAAATTAAGCAATGTTTAG